A section of the bacterium genome encodes:
- a CDS encoding glucose-1-phosphate thymidylyltransferase: MLKPEDFFDLSHFGHKAIFEDVEYVWEVLKKIETYIKQVIKPQISGTIMDGAFLIGDNIQIGEGTVVEPGAFIAEPTIIGKNTQIRQGAYVRGSVIVGDECVVGHTTEMKNAIMLNKAKAGHFAYIGDSILGNEVNLGAGTKLANFKFENLSSTVDVRCNDKIYKTGLRKFGAILGDKTETGCNSVMTPGTLLGPKSIVYPNTTVKGYYPAHSIIKLRQNLEVIIQPLISTDK; this comes from the coding sequence ATGTTAAAACCAGAAGATTTCTTTGATTTGTCTCATTTTGGACATAAAGCAATATTTGAAGATGTAGAGTATGTTTGGGAAGTATTGAAGAAAATCGAAACTTACATTAAGCAGGTGATTAAACCGCAGATTTCAGGCACAATTATGGATGGTGCGTTTTTAATCGGCGATAATATCCAGATTGGAGAAGGAACAGTAGTCGAACCAGGTGCTTTTATTGCTGAACCTACCATTATTGGCAAAAATACACAGATTAGACAGGGGGCTTATGTCCGCGGGAGTGTTATTGTTGGAGATGAATGTGTCGTTGGTCATACGACCGAAATGAAGAATGCGATTATGTTAAATAAGGCTAAAGCAGGTCATTTTGCCTATATTGGCGATTCTATTTTAGGAAATGAGGTTAATTTAGGGGCAGGAACTAAACTGGCTAACTTTAAATTTGAAAATCTCTCATCCACCGTAGATGTAAGGTGTAACGATAAAATTTACAAAACAGGATTGAGAAAATTCGGTGCTATCTTAGGAGATAAAACCGAAACAGGTTGTAATTCAGTGATGACACCAGGTACTCTTTTAGGACCTAAATCCATTGTCTATCCTAATACTACCGTTAAAGGTTATTATCCTGCTCATTCCATTATAAAATTAAGACAAAATTTAGAAGTAATTATTCAGCCACTGATTAGCACGGATAAATAA
- a CDS encoding retropepsin-like aspartic protease encodes MGKIMVRMRIRNLFDEVRAKSGLIKEEEVRDITVNNALVDTGATMLSLPITLIEELGLEQSGTREVRTANGMVTRRVFSEVRAEIQGREGGFQVLELPVDVVPLVGQIVLEQLDLYPDPQNQRLTGRPDAPDHMVVECYLS; translated from the coding sequence ATGGGAAAAATTATGGTAAGGATGAGAATAAGAAACCTTTTTGATGAAGTAAGGGCAAAGAGTGGACTAATTAAAGAGGAGGAAGTCAGGGATATTACGGTTAATAATGCCCTGGTTGATACAGGGGCAACAATGCTTTCTCTACCTATAACCCTTATTGAGGAATTGGGGCTTGAACAATCTGGAACAAGAGAGGTTAGAACAGCAAATGGTATGGTTACAAGAAGGGTCTTTAGTGAAGTAAGAGCTGAAATTCAAGGAAGAGAAGGAGGATTTCAGGTTTTAGAGCTGCCAGTAGATGTTGTGCCTCTGGTTGGTCAGATTGTCCTGGAGCAGCTTGACTTATACCCTGACCCCCAGAATCAAAGACTTACTGGAAGACCAGATGCCCCTGACCATATGGTGGTGGAATGCTATCTATCTTGA